Proteins found in one Mycoplasmopsis citelli genomic segment:
- the cypl gene encoding ABC transporter thiamine pyrophosphate-binding lipoprotein p37/Cypl, with protein sequence MTKFFKKIKLILVGSLFIGPFLSVSCFSEKEENQWDTDIKFYVPQPNKGYTEEMKTQFEKTLTKYFNEIKNQNSSLKNNPDVSIKLEYAQSSGDLYQKFLANNVDNDFAIMSYSDISKKNNDELLPSVAQTQTLKFLWTPEVTAKFQDKKEQDPLYLMAQQANKLQLEDSRFGSYPLDWIGKETQMMWDGSKYGVFYKNDQYTENFYGSILISGTSQEREQIKKSWLEKDWDTFKSFGILFNKKTSLSKFIVPVSIIAKNFGKTYNEIFEYLSNDNSFVSAGKDPAVNLGIKTSSGKTYKIAFDYDGVFNWTPPTWNPDSAEKTYNFKPTNYPEEQIRYLTMVGPLFYDAVLARKRMPEAQKEIFAQALAKLQNSENTYGTFSGFNKFIPLNDQKLKDNIKTLKNIYE encoded by the coding sequence ATGACTAAATTTTTTAAAAAAATTAAACTAATTTTAGTAGGTTCATTATTTATTGGACCATTTTTAAGTGTTTCTTGCTTCTCTGAAAAAGAAGAAAATCAATGAGATACTGATATTAAATTTTATGTTCCTCAACCCAATAAAGGGTACACAGAGGAAATGAAAACTCAGTTTGAAAAAACATTAACTAAATATTTCAATGAAATCAAAAACCAAAATTCTTCATTGAAAAATAATCCTGATGTTTCGATAAAACTAGAATATGCACAATCTAGCGGAGATTTGTATCAAAAATTTTTAGCAAATAATGTTGATAATGATTTTGCTATTATGAGTTATTCAGATATAAGTAAAAAAAATAATGATGAATTACTTCCTTCTGTTGCACAAACTCAAACATTAAAATTTTTGTGAACTCCAGAAGTTACTGCAAAATTTCAAGATAAAAAAGAACAGGATCCTTTATATTTAATGGCTCAACAAGCAAATAAATTACAACTTGAAGATTCTAGATTTGGTTCTTACCCACTTGATTGAATTGGAAAAGAGACTCAAATGATGTGAGATGGTTCAAAATATGGAGTCTTTTATAAAAATGATCAATATACTGAAAATTTTTACGGTTCAATTTTAATTTCAGGGACCTCTCAAGAAAGAGAACAAATTAAGAAATCATGACTTGAAAAAGATTGAGATACTTTTAAAAGTTTTGGCATTTTATTTAATAAAAAAACCTCTCTTTCTAAATTTATTGTTCCGGTGTCAATCATTGCTAAAAATTTTGGAAAAACCTACAATGAAATTTTTGAATATTTAAGCAATGATAATAGTTTTGTTTCAGCAGGGAAAGACCCTGCAGTTAATTTAGGGATTAAAACTAGCTCAGGAAAAACTTATAAAATAGCTTTTGATTATGATGGAGTTTTTAACTGAACACCTCCGACATGAAATCCTGATTCTGCTGAAAAAACCTATAATTTCAAACCAACTAATTATCCAGAAGAACAGATAAGATATCTTACAATGGTTGGCCCTTTATTTTATGATGCAGTATTAGCACGTAAAAGAATGCCTGAAGCTCAAAAAGAAATTTTTGCTCAAGCATTAGCTAAATTGCAAAATTCAGAAAATACATATGGTACATTTTCTGGATTTAACAAATTTATTCCTTTAAATGATCAAAAATTAAAAGATAACATTAAAACACTAAAAAATATTTATGAATAA
- the fusA gene encoding elongation factor G, with protein sequence MARDYELKDYRNIGIMAHIDAGKTTTTERILFHTGKIHKIGETHDGASQMDWMAQEQERGITITSAATTAFWKGKRINVIDTPGHVDFTVEVERSLRVLDGAVAVLDAQSGVEPQTETVWRQATNYKVPRIVYVNKMDKAGADFAKSIESVKTRLGGNAVAIQWPIGAESDFNGIIDLVTMKATTYNGEAQEEEFPTEIPADLLDIAKEKRQELLEAVANFDEETMMIVLEGGELDEASFKEAIRKATLTSEFFPVVCGTSFKNKGVKKMIDAVVDYLPSPLDIPPIKAYEGENQVDVLATDDADFAALAFKVMTDPFVGTLTFFRVYRGVLNKGSYVYNSTKEQKERIGRILQMHANNRVEIDECRAGDIAAAVGLKSTTTGDTLISEKSQKIVLEKMVFPEPVISQALEPESKAATEKLSLGLQKLAAEDPTFRTYTDEETGQTIIAGMGELHLDIIVDRLRREFGVQVKVGAPQVSYRETITKTAEVEGKHIKQSGGKGQYGHVWLKFEPNPDAGFEFVDKIVGGKIPKEYIKPIQKGLEDKMAAGILAGYPMIDIKATLFDGSYHDVDSSELAYKIAASKALTKAKDAIGTVLLEPIMDVAVVVPSDHIGDVIGDLSRRRGLVNDQEQRNDGATIVRAAVPLSEMFGYSTELRSMTSGRGTYQMQFDHYEKTPKNISDEIIKRRNIQNKDED encoded by the coding sequence ATGGCAAGAGATTACGAATTAAAAGATTACCGTAACATCGGTATTATGGCCCACATTGATGCAGGTAAAACAACAACAACAGAAAGAATTTTATTCCACACAGGTAAAATTCATAAAATTGGTGAAACACATGATGGTGCTTCGCAAATGGACTGAATGGCCCAAGAACAAGAACGTGGTATTACTATTACTTCAGCTGCTACAACAGCTTTTTGAAAAGGTAAAAGAATTAACGTTATTGACACACCAGGACACGTTGACTTTACTGTTGAGGTAGAACGTTCATTACGTGTTTTAGATGGAGCTGTTGCAGTGCTTGACGCTCAATCGGGAGTTGAACCTCAAACTGAAACAGTTTGAAGGCAAGCAACTAATTACAAAGTTCCTCGGATTGTGTATGTAAATAAAATGGACAAAGCTGGAGCTGATTTTGCAAAATCAATTGAATCAGTTAAAACCAGACTTGGAGGAAATGCGGTTGCAATTCAATGACCTATTGGAGCTGAATCTGATTTTAATGGGATTATTGATTTAGTTACCATGAAAGCAACTACTTATAATGGAGAAGCTCAAGAAGAAGAGTTCCCAACTGAAATTCCAGCTGATTTATTAGATATTGCAAAAGAAAAAAGACAAGAACTTCTTGAAGCAGTAGCTAATTTTGATGAAGAAACAATGATGATTGTTCTTGAAGGTGGAGAATTAGATGAGGCTTCATTTAAAGAAGCCATTCGTAAAGCAACTTTAACTTCAGAATTTTTCCCTGTAGTTTGTGGAACATCATTTAAAAACAAAGGTGTTAAGAAAATGATTGACGCAGTAGTTGATTATTTACCCTCACCTCTTGATATCCCACCTATTAAAGCTTATGAAGGTGAAAATCAAGTAGATGTTTTAGCAACAGATGATGCTGATTTTGCTGCTTTAGCGTTTAAAGTTATGACCGATCCATTTGTTGGAACATTAACCTTTTTCCGTGTATATCGTGGAGTTTTAAACAAAGGAAGTTATGTTTATAATTCAACTAAAGAACAAAAAGAACGTATTGGTCGGATTTTACAAATGCACGCAAATAACCGTGTTGAAATTGATGAATGTCGTGCTGGAGATATTGCTGCTGCTGTTGGACTTAAATCAACAACCACTGGTGATACTTTAATATCAGAAAAATCACAAAAAATTGTTCTTGAAAAAATGGTATTTCCAGAACCAGTTATTTCGCAAGCTCTTGAACCAGAATCAAAAGCAGCAACTGAAAAATTATCTTTAGGATTACAAAAACTTGCAGCTGAAGACCCAACATTTAGAACATACACTGACGAAGAAACTGGTCAAACAATTATTGCAGGAATGGGAGAATTACACCTCGATATTATTGTTGATCGTTTAAGACGTGAATTTGGTGTTCAAGTAAAAGTTGGAGCCCCACAAGTTTCATATCGTGAAACAATTACTAAAACCGCAGAAGTTGAAGGTAAACACATTAAACAATCTGGAGGTAAAGGACAATACGGACACGTATGACTTAAGTTTGAACCAAATCCAGATGCTGGTTTTGAATTTGTTGATAAAATTGTTGGTGGAAAAATTCCTAAAGAATATATCAAACCAATTCAAAAAGGACTTGAAGATAAAATGGCTGCTGGTATTTTAGCTGGATACCCAATGATTGATATTAAAGCTACTTTATTTGATGGTTCATACCATGATGTTGACTCTTCAGAACTTGCTTATAAAATCGCAGCTTCTAAAGCTCTTACTAAAGCTAAAGACGCCATTGGAACAGTTTTGCTTGAACCTATTATGGATGTTGCTGTTGTTGTTCCTAGCGATCACATCGGAGATGTTATTGGAGACCTTTCGCGTAGAAGAGGACTTGTTAATGACCAAGAACAAAGAAATGATGGAGCTACAATTGTTAGGGCAGCTGTTCCTCTTTCAGAAATGTTTGGTTACTCAACAGAACTTAGATCAATGACAAGTGGACGTGGAACATACCAAATGCAATTTGATCATTATGAAAAAACTCCAAAAAATATTTCTGATGAAATTATTAAACGTAGAAATATTCAAAATAAAGACGAAGATTAA
- the rpsG gene encoding 30S ribosomal protein S7 — translation MSRKKSAPIREVLADPVFNSVIVTKLINTIMLDGKKSIAQDILYSAFEIVKEKTQKDPMEVFLQAVENITPQLEIRTRRIGGTNYQVPTEVSPRRKKTLALRWLVNYARSRNEKTMDIRLANEIIDASNKTGGAIKKREDTHKMAEANRAFAHFRW, via the coding sequence ATGTCAAGAAAAAAAAGTGCACCTATCCGTGAAGTACTTGCAGACCCAGTTTTTAATTCTGTAATTGTTACAAAATTAATTAACACTATTATGCTTGACGGAAAAAAATCAATTGCTCAAGATATTTTATATTCAGCATTTGAAATTGTTAAAGAAAAAACTCAAAAAGACCCAATGGAAGTGTTTTTACAAGCTGTTGAAAATATTACTCCACAACTTGAAATTAGAACTAGAAGAATCGGGGGAACAAACTACCAAGTTCCTACTGAAGTTTCTCCGCGTAGAAAGAAAACACTTGCTCTTAGATGACTTGTTAATTACGCTCGTTCAAGAAATGAAAAAACTATGGATATTCGTTTAGCAAACGAAATTATCGATGCATCAAATAAAACAGGGGGAGCTATTAAAAAACGTGAAGATACTCATAAAATGGCCGAAGCTAACCGTGCTTTTGCTCACTTTAGATGATAA
- the rpsL gene encoding 30S ribosomal protein S12 gives MPTTNQLVTSGRVSKEKKQNAPALSLSYNSLIKKAKKMASPFKRGVCTRVATMTPKKPNSALRKYARVKLSNGMEVTAYIPGEGHNLQEHSVVLIRGGRVKDLPGVRYHIVRGTQDAAGVAKRKQGRSLYGAKKEKAK, from the coding sequence ATGCCAACAACAAACCAATTAGTTACAAGTGGTCGTGTTTCTAAAGAGAAAAAGCAAAATGCACCTGCTTTAAGCTTAAGTTACAACTCACTTATTAAAAAAGCTAAAAAAATGGCTTCACCATTTAAACGTGGTGTATGTACTCGTGTTGCAACAATGACACCTAAAAAACCTAACTCAGCATTACGTAAATATGCTCGTGTTAAATTATCAAACGGGATGGAAGTTACTGCTTATATTCCAGGAGAAGGACATAATCTTCAAGAACACTCTGTTGTGTTAATTCGTGGAGGTCGTGTTAAAGACTTACCTGGGGTTAGATACCATATTGTTCGTGGGACTCAGGATGCTGCTGGAGTAGCAAAACGTAAACAAGGACGTAGTTTATACGGAGCTAAAAAAGAAAAAGCAAAATAG
- a CDS encoding aldehyde dehydrogenase family protein has translation MENLLKNQLIDLKNKISKYEQEIIKALKEDLNKSEHEVIMSELYPVYKELNFFIKNAKKITKFKNLKTISNNLFSQKGHFYKPLGKVLIFSAWNYPFNLTLNPLIGAFATGNSVYLSLHPFTPNINNVIEKITSEFENISILQTNNFEDSLTYDKWDFIFFTGGNVNGEKVRRRAFELNIPYCLEMGGKSPVIITKDAKLNKSIEQILYGKILNSGQTCVAPDYLIIHEEIKEQFDKLFIEEIKKLKLDLIDKDDKISKILSKKRFEDLVNEVKSQISLENFIETKQKIPFCYLKSLNLNSKLAFEEIMGPILYAKTYKNNNEIIDIINQNPNPLMIYLFTQNKEEIEFIKKINSGNLMVNGTIDLVGDSELNFGGYKQSGTGKYHGWASVELFSFKTAYLKVKKDWFIRFKKYPYTKEKLKILRRYLNLIR, from the coding sequence ATGGAAAATTTGTTAAAAAATCAACTTATTGATTTAAAAAATAAAATAAGCAAATATGAACAAGAGATCATTAAAGCACTTAAAGAGGATTTAAACAAAAGTGAACATGAAGTTATAATGAGCGAACTTTATCCTGTTTATAAAGAATTGAATTTTTTTATCAAAAATGCTAAAAAAATCACTAAATTTAAAAATCTCAAAACTATTTCAAATAACCTTTTTTCACAAAAAGGTCATTTTTATAAACCACTTGGAAAAGTTCTTATTTTTAGTGCATGAAATTATCCTTTTAATTTAACTTTAAACCCTTTAATTGGTGCTTTTGCAACAGGAAATAGTGTATATTTATCTTTACATCCTTTTACTCCAAATATTAATAATGTAATTGAGAAAATTACATCAGAATTTGAAAATATAAGTATTTTACAAACAAATAATTTTGAAGATTCTTTAACTTATGATAAATGAGATTTTATCTTTTTTACTGGTGGAAATGTAAATGGAGAAAAAGTTCGTAGAAGAGCTTTTGAATTAAATATTCCTTATTGTTTGGAAATGGGTGGAAAATCCCCTGTTATTATTACTAAAGATGCAAAATTAAATAAAAGTATTGAACAGATTTTATACGGAAAGATTTTAAATAGTGGACAAACTTGTGTTGCACCAGATTATTTAATTATTCACGAAGAAATTAAAGAACAATTTGATAAGTTGTTTATCGAAGAGATTAAAAAATTAAAGCTTGATCTTATAGATAAGGATGATAAAATTAGCAAAATTTTAAGTAAGAAAAGATTTGAAGATTTAGTTAATGAAGTTAAAAGTCAAATATCTTTAGAAAATTTTATTGAAACAAAACAAAAAATTCCTTTTTGCTATTTAAAAAGCTTAAATTTAAACTCAAAATTAGCTTTTGAAGAAATAATGGGTCCAATTCTTTATGCAAAAACTTATAAAAATAACAATGAAATAATTGATATAATCAATCAAAACCCAAATCCGCTAATGATTTACTTATTTACACAAAATAAGGAAGAAATTGAATTTATTAAAAAAATCAATAGTGGCAATTTAATGGTTAATGGAACTATTGATTTAGTTGGAGATTCGGAACTTAATTTCGGTGGATATAAACAAAGCGGAACCGGAAAATATCATGGATGAGCTTCAGTGGAACTTTTTAGCTTTAAAACTGCTTATTTAAAAGTTAAAAAAGATTGATTTATCAGATTTAAAAAATATCCATACACTAAAGAAAAATTAAAAATTTTAAGAAGATATTTAAATCTTATAAGATAG
- a CDS encoding ABC transporter ATP-binding protein, with protein sequence MYDNEKENILSINNLNKNFGKYKALNNLTFNVKKGELFGFLGINGAGKTTTLNIILGLIKPDSGNVFINNKNINDYPEYIRSQIGVVFQESILDNYLSVKEILYEKAYLYFKDKKKKIKEKVAQIIELFELDDTKNKFYKDLSGGQKRRVDIARALVHSPSILFLDEPTTGLDPNSRKLVWKILNNLRKQNHLTIILTTHYMEEASNCDNIIVLNKGEIVAQGTVADLKNRYTNATLKIYSKKSNSLEKYIQKTNKEFIFKNNCYLINFKNTKEIKEYLLLHQQNFSDIEVIKGDMDDVFLSIINN encoded by the coding sequence ATGTACGACAATGAAAAAGAAAATATTCTATCAATTAATAATTTAAATAAAAATTTCGGAAAATATAAGGCTTTAAATAACTTAACCTTTAATGTAAAAAAAGGTGAACTTTTTGGTTTTTTAGGAATAAATGGGGCAGGAAAAACTACAACATTAAATATTATTTTAGGTCTTATTAAACCAGATTCAGGTAATGTTTTTATAAATAATAAAAATATTAATGATTATCCAGAATATATTCGTAGTCAAATAGGTGTTGTTTTTCAAGAATCGATTTTAGATAATTATCTATCAGTTAAAGAAATTTTATATGAAAAAGCTTATTTGTACTTTAAAGATAAAAAGAAAAAAATCAAAGAAAAAGTTGCCCAAATAATTGAATTATTTGAATTAGATGATACTAAAAACAAATTTTATAAAGATCTTTCGGGTGGACAAAAAAGAAGAGTTGATATTGCTCGAGCATTAGTTCATTCTCCAAGTATTTTATTTTTAGATGAACCAACAACAGGTTTAGATCCAAACTCACGTAAACTAGTGTGAAAAATATTAAATAATTTACGAAAACAAAATCATCTCACTATCATTTTAACCACTCATTACATGGAAGAAGCTAGCAATTGTGATAATATTATTGTTCTTAATAAAGGAGAAATTGTTGCTCAAGGTACAGTTGCTGATTTAAAAAATAGATACACCAATGCAACATTAAAAATTTATTCTAAAAAAAGCAATTCACTGGAAAAATATATCCAAAAAACCAATAAAGAATTTATTTTTAAAAACAATTGCTACTTAATTAATTTTAAAAATACCAAGGAAATAAAAGAATATCTTTTGCTTCATCAACAAAATTTTAGTGATATTGAAGTAATTAAAGGAGACATGGACGATGTCTTTTTATCGATAATTAATAATTAA
- a CDS encoding DnaA ATPase domain-containing protein → MKELIRENSAYSELDLKILTEQFKENLVNKVDNLWYSVFFEKMQVIKCEKKHIIFSNLEVQNYYLDKYKNECTQALESAVKEILGDQYVWDFINTNLEEHKKHLQETKVNQKRIKEAIKIQIQNEEINTRLTFANYVESDFNKEALRIFKSVVEQDTGVNVLYLSGKSGLGKTHLLSALINEFKSTKKSTSCIYISPFNFSTYISNLIKENDQDKISKILKYYSNVDLIVFDDFQIFAEGKKIATKNFLFNVIDKRMMLSKLTVFASEFEIKDITPLFEERLITRLRSGIQTKIHKPNKNDFKKIFVEILEKEDDLKIDVFDEESVNYIINGHSDSIRGLMGAITKLKFFKKEILNSDYVFNVVKNAFKDFVTPNKKITPEEIIERVCKYYKITSSEIYSKTRKSEIVIARHMVINLINIILNYSSTKIGHILKKDHTTILNAIKKFEKETKDMSSVKRTFDTLKAEIENN, encoded by the coding sequence ATGAAAGAGTTAATCAGAGAAAATTCAGCTTATAGTGAATTAGATTTAAAAATTTTAACTGAGCAATTTAAAGAAAATTTAGTTAATAAAGTTGATAATCTTTGATATTCTGTTTTTTTTGAAAAAATGCAGGTAATTAAATGTGAAAAAAAACACATTATTTTTAGTAATTTAGAGGTTCAAAATTATTATTTAGATAAATACAAAAACGAGTGTACTCAAGCACTAGAATCAGCGGTAAAAGAGATTTTAGGAGATCAGTATGTTTGAGATTTTATTAACACTAACTTAGAAGAACATAAAAAACATCTTCAAGAAACTAAAGTTAATCAAAAAAGAATTAAAGAAGCTATTAAAATTCAAATTCAAAACGAAGAGATTAACACTCGATTAACCTTTGCAAACTACGTTGAAAGTGATTTTAACAAGGAAGCATTAAGAATTTTTAAAAGTGTTGTTGAACAAGACACCGGAGTTAATGTTTTATATTTATCAGGTAAATCAGGTCTTGGAAAAACTCATTTACTTTCTGCACTAATAAACGAATTTAAAAGTACCAAAAAATCAACTTCATGTATTTACATTAGTCCTTTTAATTTTTCTACTTATATTTCAAATTTAATCAAAGAAAACGATCAAGATAAAATCTCAAAAATACTAAAATACTACTCAAATGTGGATTTAATTGTTTTTGATGATTTCCAAATTTTTGCAGAAGGTAAAAAAATCGCAACCAAAAACTTTCTTTTTAACGTTATTGATAAACGAATGATGCTTAGTAAATTAACTGTTTTTGCTTCTGAATTTGAAATTAAAGATATTACTCCTTTATTTGAAGAACGGCTAATAACTCGCTTACGCTCAGGAATTCAAACTAAAATCCATAAACCGAACAAAAATGATTTTAAGAAAATTTTTGTAGAGATTTTAGAAAAAGAAGACGATTTAAAAATTGATGTTTTTGATGAAGAAAGTGTTAATTACATCATTAATGGTCATTCAGATTCAATTCGTGGACTAATGGGTGCGATTACTAAATTAAAATTCTTTAAAAAAGAGATTTTAAATAGCGATTATGTCTTTAATGTTGTTAAAAACGCTTTTAAAGATTTTGTAACTCCAAATAAAAAAATAACTCCAGAGGAAATTATTGAACGGGTTTGCAAATATTATAAAATTACTTCTTCTGAAATTTATTCAAAAACCAGAAAAAGCGAAATTGTAATTGCTCGGCACATGGTTATTAATTTAATTAACATTATTTTAAATTATTCCTCAACTAAAATTGGTCATATACTTAAGAAAGACCACACTACTATTTTAAATGCTATTAAAAAATTCGAAAAAGAAACAAAAGATATGTCTTCAGTTAAACGAACTTTCGATACGTTAAAAGCAGAGATAGAAAATAACTAA
- a CDS encoding DNA polymerase III subunit beta family protein, whose product MKFTIQKNKIESIVEFLSLYIDSTDSFMPFRCLYFKINSDYLTITAQSSTISARKKIKIDENIIKLEEVGKTLINASILKNIIKKFNKYVTFKSNENTIDIYEGTTKFTLTKIDSNQYPQIDFNDQDNRTEVNSQQLEKTINNASIAASMSNDKLNALVYKCINVSSDGENNIRFVSTDSYRLSTESIKVSKPVELNLTIDAKNLKKIVTKDADKNIFMFFNSSKFGISYTDTVVQTLTTNLNYMDIWNLFNFDVSRTIKIDKQEFLRLINKALFYSSEKSRRLQFSFTQKEVKVVYEVPEIGIGEAQTNNYKLEGPNLDIDLDFQYIKDAISVLENGIINIFISSREDRLLIVSENSAYNKQLVTPLRRI is encoded by the coding sequence ATGAAATTTACAATACAAAAAAATAAAATTGAATCTATTGTAGAATTTTTAAGTTTATATATCGATTCAACTGATTCTTTTATGCCTTTTAGATGCTTATACTTTAAAATAAATTCCGATTACTTAACAATAACTGCTCAATCTTCTACTATTTCAGCTCGTAAAAAAATTAAAATAGATGAAAATATTATTAAACTTGAAGAAGTTGGTAAAACTTTAATCAATGCTTCGATTTTAAAAAACATTATTAAAAAATTCAATAAATATGTAACTTTTAAATCAAACGAAAATACAATTGATATTTATGAAGGAACAACAAAATTTACTTTAACCAAAATTGATTCAAATCAATATCCTCAAATCGATTTTAATGATCAAGATAACAGAACCGAAGTTAATTCTCAGCAACTTGAAAAAACTATCAATAATGCTTCAATAGCTGCAAGCATGTCTAATGATAAATTAAATGCTTTAGTTTATAAATGTATTAATGTAAGTAGCGATGGTGAAAATAATATTCGTTTTGTTTCAACTGATTCATATCGTTTAAGCACTGAAAGTATCAAAGTTTCAAAACCTGTTGAACTTAATCTGACAATTGATGCGAAGAATCTTAAAAAAATTGTTACAAAAGATGCTGATAAAAATATCTTTATGTTTTTTAATTCTTCAAAATTTGGAATTTCTTATACAGATACAGTAGTTCAAACTTTAACAACCAATTTAAATTACATGGATATATGAAATCTATTTAATTTCGATGTATCGCGAACCATAAAAATTGATAAACAAGAATTTTTAAGATTAATTAATAAAGCATTATTTTATTCTTCGGAAAAATCAAGAAGATTACAATTTTCTTTTACTCAAAAAGAAGTTAAAGTTGTTTATGAAGTTCCTGAAATTGGAATTGGAGAGGCTCAAACAAATAATTATAAATTAGAAGGTCCTAATTTAGATATTGATTTAGATTTTCAATATATTAAAGACGCAATTTCAGTTTTAGAAAATGGAATAATTAATATTTTTATTAGTTCAAGAGAAGATCGTTTACTGATTGTATCGGAAAATAGTGCATATAATAAACAATTAGTAACACCATTAAGAAGGATTTAG
- a CDS encoding RNA-binding S4 domain-containing protein: MVVKIKGDSIKLSQFLKKIQETQTGGQSKFFIKNNDIKINGQVPQGRSSKIKPGDIVWVNDTLIKVLSED, from the coding sequence ATGGTAGTAAAAATTAAAGGTGATTCAATTAAATTAAGTCAATTTTTAAAGAAAATTCAAGAAACTCAAACAGGTGGGCAATCAAAATTTTTCATTAAAAATAACGATATTAAAATTAATGGTCAAGTTCCGCAAGGAAGATCTTCAAAAATTAAACCAGGGGACATTGTGTGGGTAAATGATACCTTAATTAAAGTCCTTTCGGAGGATTAA